One region of Bosea sp. 29B genomic DNA includes:
- a CDS encoding metallophosphoesterase has protein sequence MTRVIVLSDPHLSPTHGFFWPNWQLACDAASRIEAACTIVNGDLCIDGPDSDAEMEFAAKALATLPGTVLPLPGNHDIGDEPPGQDPNQIVDEPRLTRWDNAIGVDRWRFQLDGWTLLGVNAQLFGSGLAREAEQNDWLDAMLAESKGDRVALVLHKPLFVESPDEAEPSPASLCPAPRGELIQRLCKADIRLIVSGHLHAHRDRRIDGLRHLWVPSLAFSGNHGQGGDRRCGFAVLDFDGDDVGVEIVRPEGLVSHDLAAIKQHGRYRFLREMPPSPPRIAA, from the coding sequence ATGACCCGCGTCATTGTCCTCTCCGACCCGCATCTCTCGCCCACGCACGGCTTCTTCTGGCCAAACTGGCAGCTCGCCTGCGACGCCGCCAGCCGGATCGAGGCGGCCTGCACCATTGTCAACGGCGACCTCTGCATCGACGGGCCCGACAGCGACGCCGAGATGGAATTCGCCGCCAAGGCGCTGGCCACGCTGCCCGGCACCGTGCTGCCGCTGCCCGGCAATCACGACATCGGCGACGAACCACCGGGCCAAGATCCGAACCAGATCGTCGACGAGCCGCGCCTCACCCGCTGGGACAACGCCATCGGCGTTGACCGTTGGCGCTTCCAGCTCGACGGCTGGACCCTGCTCGGCGTCAACGCACAGCTCTTCGGCTCGGGGCTTGCCCGTGAAGCCGAGCAGAACGACTGGCTCGATGCGATGCTCGCGGAGAGTAAGGGTGACCGCGTCGCACTCGTGCTGCACAAGCCGCTCTTCGTCGAGAGTCCGGATGAGGCCGAGCCCAGCCCCGCCTCGCTCTGCCCAGCTCCGCGTGGCGAGCTGATACAGCGTCTCTGCAAGGCCGATATCCGGCTGATCGTCAGCGGCCACCTGCACGCGCATCGCGACCGCCGGATCGACGGCCTGCGCCATCTCTGGGTACCCTCGCTCGCCTTCTCCGGCAATCACGGGCAGGGCGGCGACCGGCGCTGTGGCTTTGCGGTGCTCGACTTCGATGGCGATGATGTCGGCGTCGAGATTGTCCGGCCTGAGGGCCTCGTCTCGCATGACCTCGCCGCCATCAAGCAGCATGGCCGCTACCGCTTCCTGCGCGAGATGCCACCCTCCCCGCCGCGGATCGCTGCCTGA
- a CDS encoding FkbM family methyltransferase: MTKSELDERRFDPAIAYEMPTNSQIEQERWVFAMCNGRRDGRFAEIGAFDGVLHSNSYFLESEHGWQGVCVEPNPGLFARLRESRSAICLERAVYRETGQVLSFIPSQEIGTLAEFAGNDRYADDRARAAATHGLIQVETISFAAIAAMADFAETGFDYVSLDTEGSELEILRTIDFARHRIALFTIEHNFVEPRREEMRILLAEAGYDRLNVGFDDWYWHPAFLIERNRGVVVDDGAINRHFKSIFKD, from the coding sequence ATGACGAAATCCGAACTGGACGAGCGCCGTTTCGATCCCGCGATCGCCTATGAGATGCCAACCAATTCGCAGATCGAGCAGGAGCGCTGGGTCTTCGCCATGTGCAATGGCCGCCGCGACGGCCGCTTCGCCGAGATCGGCGCCTTCGACGGCGTCCTGCACAGCAACAGCTACTTCCTCGAAAGCGAACATGGCTGGCAGGGTGTCTGCGTCGAGCCGAACCCCGGCCTCTTCGCTCGCTTGCGCGAAAGCCGCAGCGCGATCTGCCTGGAACGGGCGGTCTATCGCGAGACCGGCCAGGTCCTGTCCTTCATCCCCTCCCAGGAAATCGGGACACTGGCCGAATTCGCCGGCAATGACCGCTATGCCGACGACCGTGCTCGCGCCGCCGCAACGCATGGGCTCATCCAGGTCGAGACGATCAGCTTCGCCGCGATCGCCGCGATGGCAGACTTCGCCGAAACCGGCTTCGACTATGTCTCGCTCGACACTGAAGGATCGGAACTGGAGATTCTGCGCACGATCGACTTCGCCCGCCACCGTATCGCGCTCTTCACCATCGAGCACAATTTCGTCGAGCCTCGGCGCGAGGAGATGCGAATTCTGCTGGCCGAGGCCGGCTACGACCGCCTCAATGTCGGCTTCGACGATTGGTACTGGCACCCCGCGTTCCTGATCGAGCGGAACCGCGGCGTCGTGGTCGACGATGGCGCGATCAACCGACATTTCAAAAGCATTTTCAAAGACTAA
- a CDS encoding nucleotide sugar dehydrogenase, translating into MTSPAAQQFIERVNDRSLVVGIIGLGYVGIPLALATLRQGFRVVGFDIDARRVDDINAGRSAIKHIPMESIAQAVAADRFVATADFDRLGEPDALLIAVPTPLTRHREPDLSYVVRTTEAIGRRLRRGQLVVLESTTYPGTTDEIMRPLLEKASGLKSGEDFFLAFSPEREDPGNPDFGTSSIPKVVGGDGLDAQAMALALYGALVVKTVPVSSTATAEAVKLTENIFRAVNIALVNELKTVYSAMGIDIWEVIEAAKTKPFGFMPFYPGPGLGGHCVPIDPFYLTWKAREYDVATRFIELAGEINTRMPYLVVDRLATLLDVHGRKNLSDASILILGLAYKKNVEDTRESPSLKLIELIEKRGARTAFHDPHVPVLPPTREHPTLAGRRSVPVDAASLAAFDAVLIATDHDDVDYAAIVAGSKLVIDTRNVCTRAGIKADNIFKA; encoded by the coding sequence GTGACGTCGCCAGCAGCCCAGCAATTCATTGAACGCGTCAACGACCGCTCGCTCGTCGTCGGCATCATCGGCCTCGGCTATGTCGGCATTCCGCTCGCGCTCGCGACCTTGCGGCAAGGTTTTCGCGTCGTCGGCTTCGACATCGACGCCAGGCGCGTCGACGACATCAATGCCGGTCGCAGTGCGATCAAGCACATCCCGATGGAGTCGATCGCGCAGGCCGTGGCCGCCGACCGTTTCGTTGCGACCGCGGATTTCGACCGTCTGGGCGAGCCGGATGCGCTCTTGATCGCCGTGCCGACGCCGCTGACCAGGCATCGCGAACCGGATCTGTCCTATGTCGTCAGGACGACCGAGGCGATCGGCCGGCGCCTGCGCCGCGGCCAGCTCGTCGTGCTGGAATCGACCACCTATCCCGGTACCACCGACGAGATCATGCGCCCACTCCTGGAGAAGGCGAGCGGGCTGAAGAGCGGCGAGGACTTCTTCCTCGCCTTCTCGCCAGAGCGCGAGGACCCCGGCAACCCGGACTTCGGCACCTCCAGCATCCCGAAGGTCGTCGGCGGCGACGGCCTCGACGCACAGGCGATGGCGCTGGCGCTCTATGGAGCGCTCGTCGTCAAGACCGTGCCGGTCTCCTCGACTGCCACCGCGGAGGCGGTCAAGCTGACCGAGAACATCTTCCGTGCCGTCAACATCGCCCTCGTCAACGAGCTCAAGACGGTCTACTCGGCCATGGGCATCGACATCTGGGAGGTGATCGAGGCGGCCAAGACCAAGCCATTCGGCTTCATGCCGTTCTATCCCGGCCCCGGGCTCGGCGGCCACTGCGTCCCGATCGACCCGTTCTACCTGACCTGGAAGGCGCGCGAATACGATGTCGCTACCCGCTTCATCGAGCTCGCCGGCGAGATCAACACCCGCATGCCCTATCTGGTCGTCGATCGCCTCGCGACCCTGCTCGACGTCCACGGCCGCAAGAATCTGAGCGACGCCTCGATCCTGATCCTCGGCCTCGCCTACAAGAAGAATGTCGAGGATACCCGCGAGAGCCCCTCGCTCAAGCTGATCGAACTGATCGAGAAGCGCGGCGCCCGCACCGCCTTCCACGACCCCCATGTCCCGGTGCTACCGCCGACCCGCGAGCACCCGACGCTCGCAGGCCGCAGGAGCGTGCCGGTCGATGCCGCCTCGCTCGCCGCTTTCGACGCCGTGCTCATCGCCACCGACCATGACGACGTCGACTATGCGGCGATCGTCGCCGGCTCGAAGCTGGTGATCGACACGCGCAATGTCTGCACACGGGCCGGCATCAAGGCGGACAACATCTTCAAAGCCTGA
- a CDS encoding DUF2793 domain-containing protein, with translation MSDTPRLGLPLLAAGQAQKHVTHNDALMRLDALVHLVVASRTQTVPPASPGETAAYIVPAGGTGVFAGHQDDLAIFEDGAWSFLDPRSGWQAWVSDEAEHHVWTGTQWRRSQPVSSLGAALWGVNTTADTTNRLSVSADATLFNHAGTDHRLKLNKASAARTASLLFQDNWSGRAEIGLAGDDQLRIKVSPDGSSWTEALVVDRTSGLVTLPASNWARETPRPNLLVNGDWQINQRGFAGGSLAAGAFGYDRWKAHTGGASLSSSGFDLTLTSGAIRQIVEPALWGVTSFASMPLCLSVEALSGGSLDVTVGSVSGTITAGSGRRFVALTPAAGDTGNLTVQLAPAAGAVTFRAIKLETGAAPSSWLARSQTQERQLCERYYWRPGHPWFIDCYQVGSAYSQQILAFPTAMRTVPTASYSVTAEANIFGGERSISSSSNVGALAMIRISTLGRAYAIFNDIAFSAEL, from the coding sequence ATGAGCGATACGCCGCGTCTTGGCCTGCCCCTGCTCGCCGCCGGGCAGGCGCAAAAACATGTGACACACAATGATGCGCTGATGCGGCTCGACGCGCTGGTGCATCTCGTCGTCGCCAGCCGGACGCAGACCGTCCCGCCGGCTTCGCCCGGCGAGACCGCCGCCTATATCGTGCCGGCTGGTGGCACCGGCGTCTTCGCCGGGCACCAGGACGATCTTGCGATCTTCGAGGACGGTGCCTGGAGCTTCCTCGACCCGCGCTCCGGCTGGCAGGCCTGGGTGAGCGACGAGGCCGAGCATCATGTCTGGACCGGCACGCAATGGCGCCGCTCGCAGCCGGTGAGCAGTCTCGGTGCTGCGCTCTGGGGTGTGAATACGACCGCCGATACGACGAACCGGCTCTCGGTTTCCGCCGACGCGACCCTGTTCAATCACGCGGGCACCGACCATCGCCTCAAGCTCAACAAGGCGAGCGCCGCGCGCACGGCGAGCCTGCTCTTCCAGGACAACTGGTCCGGCCGGGCCGAGATCGGCCTCGCCGGTGACGACCAGCTCCGGATCAAGGTCAGCCCGGACGGGAGCAGCTGGACCGAGGCGCTGGTCGTCGACCGGACGAGCGGGCTGGTCACGCTCCCAGCCAGCAACTGGGCGCGTGAGACGCCGCGGCCGAACCTGCTCGTCAATGGCGACTGGCAGATCAACCAGCGGGGCTTTGCCGGCGGCTCATTGGCGGCCGGAGCGTTCGGCTATGACCGCTGGAAGGCGCATACCGGCGGCGCCAGCCTCAGCAGCAGCGGCTTCGACCTGACGCTGACCTCCGGCGCAATCCGCCAGATCGTCGAGCCGGCGCTCTGGGGCGTGACGTCCTTCGCATCGATGCCGCTATGCCTGTCGGTCGAGGCTCTCAGCGGCGGCAGTCTCGATGTGACGGTCGGCAGCGTCTCCGGAACGATCACTGCGGGCAGCGGCCGCCGCTTCGTCGCGTTGACGCCGGCTGCCGGCGACACCGGCAACCTGACGGTTCAGCTCGCGCCGGCGGCGGGGGCGGTGACCTTCCGCGCGATCAAGCTTGAGACCGGCGCGGCGCCCAGTTCATGGCTGGCGCGCAGCCAGACGCAGGAACGGCAGCTCTGCGAGCGCTACTATTGGCGGCCCGGCCATCCGTGGTTCATCGACTGCTATCAGGTGGGCAGCGCATACTCGCAGCAAATCCTCGCTTTCCCGACCGCGATGCGGACTGTGCCGACGGCAAGCTATTCCGTCACGGCAGAAGCCAACATATTCGGCGGCGAGCGCTCGATCTCGTCGAGCTCCAATGTCGGCGCACTGGCGATGATCCGGATTTCGACGCTCGGCCGGGCCTATGCCATCTTCAACGACATCGCCTTCAGCGCCGAGCTTTGA
- a CDS encoding SDR family oxidoreductase, whose translation MDLTIKGLRVLVTAGANGIGRSTARAFATEGAKVHICDVDEKALAEMAESDPAITRSVCDVSDRKAVARLFEEALAALGGLDCLVNNAGIAGPTGRVDEIAPEDWDSCVAIDLTGQFNCTRLAVEHLKQSKNASIVNLSSQAGKHGFPLRSPYAAAKWGVIGFTKALSAELGEFGIRANAICPGLVDGPRIQSVIANKARSLNVSHDEMTHRLFAGVSIKQFVDPTDIAKQIVFLASPFAKTISGQEISVCGDTRMLS comes from the coding sequence ATGGATCTGACGATCAAGGGCTTGCGTGTGCTGGTGACGGCGGGCGCCAATGGCATCGGTCGGTCGACGGCGCGCGCCTTCGCGACAGAGGGCGCCAAGGTCCATATCTGCGACGTCGACGAGAAGGCGCTCGCCGAGATGGCTGAGAGCGATCCTGCGATCACACGCTCGGTCTGCGACGTCTCCGACCGCAAGGCCGTGGCAAGGCTGTTCGAGGAAGCCCTGGCGGCGCTCGGCGGGCTCGATTGCCTCGTCAACAATGCCGGCATCGCCGGGCCGACCGGCCGGGTCGATGAGATTGCGCCGGAGGACTGGGATTCCTGCGTGGCGATCGACCTGACGGGCCAGTTCAACTGCACGCGGCTCGCGGTCGAGCACCTCAAGCAGTCGAAGAACGCGTCGATCGTCAATCTCTCCAGCCAGGCCGGCAAGCACGGCTTCCCGTTGCGCTCGCCCTATGCCGCGGCGAAATGGGGCGTGATCGGCTTCACCAAGGCGCTCTCGGCCGAGCTCGGCGAGTTCGGCATCCGCGCCAACGCGATCTGCCCCGGCCTCGTCGACGGTCCCCGCATCCAGAGCGTCATCGCCAACAAGGCGCGCTCGCTCAACGTCTCGCATGACGAGATGACGCATCGGCTCTTCGCCGGCGTCTCGATCAAGCAGTTCGTCGATCCCACGGACATCGCCAAGCAGATCGTCTTCCTGGCCTCGCCCTTCGCCAAGACGATCTCGGGGCAGGAGATCTCGGTCTGCGGCGATACGCGGATGCTGAGCTGA
- a CDS encoding GntR family transcriptional regulator, protein MSALDEVGSLQHETLGERVTGELRALLIAGRLAPGEKLSLRRVAEALGVSMMPVREAVSRLAADKALEVLPGRAVRVPVLTLAQFRELTRIRLVVEGFAAEEATKVITDAQIAVVAEHEAAFLAAAKDPPDPAAAVAANRDLHFSLYEAAGMPSLVEMIGRLWLKAGPVLNLDMRHEPRRLDGGSAVVAHAQLLAALRRRDPAAARQALVEDISAAAEHIERTARLAE, encoded by the coding sequence GTGTCGGCGCTCGACGAGGTCGGCTCGCTCCAGCACGAGACGCTGGGCGAACGGGTCACCGGCGAGCTCAGGGCGCTGCTGATCGCCGGGCGGCTGGCGCCGGGCGAAAAGCTGTCGCTGCGCCGCGTCGCCGAAGCGCTCGGCGTCTCGATGATGCCGGTGCGCGAGGCGGTGAGCCGGCTCGCCGCCGACAAGGCGCTGGAAGTCCTGCCGGGGCGGGCGGTGCGCGTGCCGGTGCTGACGCTGGCGCAGTTCCGCGAGCTCACCCGGATCAGGCTGGTGGTCGAAGGCTTTGCCGCCGAGGAGGCGACGAAGGTCATCACCGACGCGCAGATCGCCGTGGTCGCCGAGCACGAGGCGGCGTTCCTGGCCGCGGCCAAGGACCCGCCTGACCCGGCCGCCGCGGTCGCGGCCAATCGCGACCTGCATTTTTCTCTCTACGAAGCCGCCGGCATGCCCTCGCTGGTCGAGATGATCGGGCGGCTCTGGCTGAAGGCCGGGCCGGTCCTCAATCTCGACATGCGGCACGAGCCGCGCCGGCTCGATGGCGGCAGCGCCGTCGTCGCGCATGCGCAATTGCTGGCGGCCCTGCGGCGGCGCGATCCGGCGGCGGCGCGGCAGGCGCTGGTCGAGGACATCAGCGCTGCGGCCGAGCATATCGAACGGACGGCGCGGCTGGCGGAATAA
- a CDS encoding ABC transporter substrate-binding protein, translating to MSEQSRIKGLSRRQTLVGLGGMATGLVASPAVILAQTSEAIRFGHLTPRTGFLGPLGEYGVMAADLAAEEINAAGGINGRKLELLKEDSVNPQTASTKAERMFERDQVACIIGEISSASCLTISQVAARNKKLFFNTGGNSDALRGESCNRYMFHVEHQNSMYVKSAGRSLLAQGLVKGKKWFSLTADYAFGHDLSKVAKRFMEANGGQFAADKLVPTDATDFSALLLEIRAAKPDLVISNLAGNQITNFLKQYSEFGLTFPVAGFGFDTALAWAAGKDNFGGIWPCVWHHLIDTPSTKAFVAAFTKKYGKPPENQAWGDYVGVKVMAQSMNELKSTDTAKILEHLEKGAKFDVMKPRQGYFRASDHQLISEMYTITALPAAQVKNQWDLFTSSPPVPGPNEDMEVIATQGDEAVCKMS from the coding sequence ATGTCAGAGCAGTCAAGGATCAAGGGCCTCTCGCGTCGTCAGACGCTCGTCGGGCTCGGCGGGATGGCCACGGGCCTCGTCGCCAGCCCGGCGGTCATTCTCGCGCAGACATCGGAAGCGATCCGCTTCGGGCACCTGACGCCGCGCACCGGCTTCCTCGGCCCGCTCGGCGAATACGGCGTCATGGCCGCTGATCTCGCCGCTGAAGAGATCAACGCCGCCGGCGGCATCAACGGCCGCAAGCTCGAACTGCTCAAGGAAGACTCTGTCAACCCGCAGACCGCCTCGACCAAGGCCGAGCGCATGTTCGAGCGCGACCAGGTCGCCTGTATCATCGGCGAGATCTCGTCGGCCTCCTGCCTGACGATCTCGCAGGTCGCGGCCCGCAACAAGAAGCTGTTCTTCAACACCGGCGGCAATTCCGATGCGCTCCGCGGCGAGAGCTGCAACCGCTACATGTTCCATGTCGAGCATCAGAACTCGATGTATGTGAAGAGCGCCGGCCGCTCGCTGCTGGCACAGGGTCTGGTCAAGGGCAAGAAGTGGTTCTCGCTCACCGCCGACTATGCCTTCGGCCATGATCTCAGCAAGGTCGCCAAGCGCTTCATGGAAGCCAATGGCGGCCAGTTCGCCGCCGACAAGCTGGTGCCGACCGACGCGACCGACTTCTCGGCGCTGCTGCTGGAGATCCGTGCCGCCAAGCCCGATCTCGTCATCTCCAACCTTGCCGGCAACCAGATCACCAATTTCCTGAAGCAGTATTCCGAATTCGGCCTGACCTTCCCGGTCGCCGGCTTCGGCTTCGACACCGCCCTCGCCTGGGCCGCCGGCAAGGACAATTTCGGCGGCATCTGGCCCTGCGTCTGGCATCACCTGATCGACACGCCCTCGACCAAGGCCTTCGTCGCCGCCTTCACCAAGAAATACGGCAAGCCGCCGGAGAACCAGGCCTGGGGCGACTATGTCGGCGTCAAGGTCATGGCCCAGTCGATGAACGAGCTGAAGTCGACCGATACGGCCAAGATCCTCGAGCATCTCGAGAAGGGCGCGAAGTTCGACGTGATGAAGCCGCGCCAGGGTTATTTCCGCGCCTCCGACCATCAGCTGATCAGCGAGATGTATACGATCACCGCCCTGCCGGCGGCGCAGGTCAAGAACCAGTGGGACCTCTTCACCTCTTCGCCGCCGGTGCCCGGCCCGAACGAGGACATGGAGGTCATCGCCACCCAGGGCGACGAAGCCGTCTGCAAGATGAGCTGA
- a CDS encoding branched-chain amino acid ABC transporter permease — protein sequence MLIARVRKGHPLLTLFIQQVLNGLLDGVYYLLIALGLSLIFSLGGIVNLAHGAFYAIGAYLTIVLAPHIGFGGAIIASPVLVALIGIVIERGLFQRFYRSDPILSLLLTFGLAMVAEQSLRMIFGAPPLSFSIPPALRGQLFIGDFIYSRYRALLILIAAACVLGLWFLLQRTAFGRVVRAGVQNPDMVGALGISLQPYMMTVAGIGIGLAGLAGVLLAPIYSIHPAMGQEIITPAFVVVVIGGLGSFWGVVVAALMVGLVKGITIGLGLTQWSTAVIYLMMLLVLLFRPRGLFGERIQRFE from the coding sequence ATGCTCATCGCACGAGTCCGCAAAGGTCATCCCTTGCTCACCCTCTTCATCCAGCAGGTGCTGAACGGGCTGCTCGACGGGGTCTATTACCTCCTGATCGCGCTCGGCCTGTCGCTGATCTTCTCGCTCGGCGGCATCGTCAACCTGGCGCATGGCGCCTTCTATGCGATCGGCGCCTATCTCACGATCGTGCTCGCGCCCCATATCGGCTTCGGCGGCGCCATCATCGCCTCTCCTGTGCTGGTCGCGCTGATCGGCATCGTCATCGAGCGGGGGCTGTTCCAGCGCTTCTACCGCTCCGATCCGATCCTCTCGCTGCTCCTGACCTTCGGCCTCGCCATGGTCGCCGAGCAGTCGTTGCGCATGATCTTCGGCGCGCCGCCGCTCTCCTTCTCGATCCCGCCGGCACTGCGCGGCCAGCTCTTCATCGGCGACTTCATCTATTCGCGCTACCGTGCCTTGCTGATCCTGATCGCAGCAGCCTGCGTCCTCGGCCTCTGGTTCCTGCTGCAACGCACCGCCTTCGGCCGGGTCGTGCGCGCCGGCGTGCAGAACCCTGACATGGTCGGCGCGCTCGGCATCTCCTTGCAGCCCTACATGATGACGGTCGCAGGCATCGGCATCGGCCTTGCCGGGCTTGCCGGCGTGTTGCTGGCGCCGATCTATTCGATCCATCCGGCCATGGGCCAGGAGATCATCACCCCGGCCTTCGTCGTCGTCGTCATCGGCGGGCTCGGCTCGTTCTGGGGCGTCGTCGTCGCCGCCCTGATGGTCGGCCTGGTCAAGGGCATCACCATCGGCCTTGGCCTGACGCAATGGTCGACCGCGGTGATCTACCTGATGATGCTGCTCGTCCTGCTCTTCCGTCCGCGCGGCCTGTTCGGCGAGCGCATCCAGCGCTTCGAGTGA
- a CDS encoding branched-chain amino acid ABC transporter ATP-binding protein/permease, whose protein sequence is MTSSQRDYLPLAFAAIGLAILPSLMHTVGLGTTSATEVVVFAIACMALNVLVGTTGLVSFGHGAWFGIAAYAAGLIQRNWLPGQFALPILLAVALVALIAFAFGALILRRRGVYFSLLTLALAAMIYSVAFRWTSVTGGEDGLGGIKRPLFAGIDFETALPFYMLVATIGFAVVYGLWRFHRSPVGTVLVAIRENEQRARFLGYATTRYKLVAFTVSAALTGLAGTLLLFNNRMTSAEPISVAFSGELLAMVVIGGMRSFLGPALGALFFVVFRDLLSSVTENWLFWFGLLFVAFIVFSPDGLVGVGQRLLKPFRKQAAEDAAMSARKAGAVELPAFMKPQDAGDGTILTATGLAKSFGGIKAVENVDIAMRDRKLHALIGPNGAGKTTAFNLISGLFKPDRGEVRLRERNVAGLSPEAITRAGIGRAFQITNLFPALSVAENVRLAVQARAPERFGLWQAAGGLEQVNDETRQVISTMGLSGIEQAEAGSLSYGGQRLLDMSLALATSPRILLLDEPLAGLAAAERERVGNLIKSISTDLPVLLVEHDIDRVFAIADHVTVMNEGSVLVDGTVEDARSSPRVQEVYIGSGAHALAEKPRESAAGDKVLLGLDQVDTFYGKSHILRQVSFGVHENEIVALLGRNGAGKSTLLKTITGIAPPASGTISLAGSDIARLPPAQIARAGVAYVPQGRGLFAGMSVKDNMELGRLRRRTGNGTHWEDEKIFAFFPRIRERWQSPADYLSGGEQQMVAVARALSGDTKVLLLDEPFEGLAPAVVEELFEAFDKLRKEIAIVIVDHHLDLALALSDRTVVLERGQVTHIGPSRALSQDLALRRQVLWL, encoded by the coding sequence ATGACCAGCTCCCAGCGCGACTATCTCCCGCTTGCCTTCGCCGCCATCGGCCTCGCCATCCTGCCTTCGCTGATGCACACGGTCGGGCTCGGCACCACCTCGGCGACCGAGGTCGTCGTCTTCGCCATCGCCTGCATGGCACTCAACGTACTGGTCGGCACGACGGGCCTGGTCTCCTTCGGCCATGGCGCCTGGTTCGGCATCGCCGCCTATGCCGCCGGCCTGATCCAGCGCAACTGGCTCCCCGGCCAGTTCGCTTTGCCGATCCTGCTCGCGGTCGCGCTCGTCGCCCTGATCGCCTTCGCCTTCGGCGCGCTGATCCTGCGCCGCCGCGGCGTCTATTTCTCGCTGCTGACGCTGGCGCTCGCCGCCATGATCTATTCGGTCGCCTTCCGCTGGACCTCGGTCACCGGCGGCGAGGACGGGCTCGGCGGCATCAAGCGCCCGCTCTTCGCCGGCATCGATTTCGAGACCGCCCTGCCCTTCTACATGCTGGTCGCGACCATCGGCTTCGCCGTGGTCTACGGCCTCTGGCGCTTCCATCGCTCGCCGGTCGGCACCGTCCTCGTCGCGATCCGCGAGAACGAGCAGCGCGCCCGGTTCCTCGGCTATGCCACCACCCGCTACAAGCTCGTCGCCTTCACCGTCTCGGCGGCGCTGACCGGCTTGGCCGGCACGCTCCTCCTCTTCAACAACCGCATGACCTCGGCCGAGCCGATCTCGGTCGCCTTCTCCGGCGAATTGCTGGCGATGGTGGTGATCGGCGGCATGCGCTCCTTCCTCGGGCCGGCGCTAGGCGCGCTCTTCTTCGTCGTCTTCCGCGATCTTCTCTCCAGCGTCACCGAGAACTGGCTGTTCTGGTTCGGCCTGCTCTTCGTCGCCTTCATCGTCTTCTCGCCGGACGGTCTCGTCGGTGTCGGCCAGCGCCTGCTGAAGCCCTTCCGCAAGCAGGCGGCCGAGGATGCGGCGATGTCGGCCCGCAAGGCCGGCGCGGTCGAGCTCCCCGCCTTCATGAAGCCGCAGGATGCCGGCGACGGCACGATCTTGACCGCGACCGGCCTCGCCAAGAGCTTCGGCGGCATCAAGGCGGTCGAGAACGTCGATATCGCCATGCGCGACCGCAAGCTGCATGCGCTGATTGGCCCGAATGGCGCCGGCAAGACCACCGCCTTCAACCTGATCTCCGGCCTGTTCAAGCCGGACCGTGGCGAGGTCCGCCTGCGCGAGCGCAATGTCGCCGGCCTCTCGCCGGAAGCGATTACGCGAGCCGGCATCGGCCGAGCCTTCCAGATCACCAATCTCTTCCCGGCGCTTTCGGTCGCCGAGAATGTCCGCCTCGCCGTGCAGGCGCGGGCGCCCGAACGCTTCGGCCTCTGGCAGGCGGCTGGCGGCCTGGAGCAGGTCAATGACGAAACCCGTCAGGTCATCTCGACCATGGGCCTCTCCGGCATCGAGCAGGCGGAGGCCGGCTCCCTCAGCTATGGCGGCCAGCGCCTGCTCGACATGTCCTTGGCGCTCGCGACCAGCCCGCGCATCTTGCTCCTCGACGAGCCGCTCGCCGGTCTCGCCGCGGCCGAGCGCGAGCGCGTCGGCAACCTGATCAAGTCGATCTCGACCGATCTGCCGGTGCTCCTGGTCGAGCACGACATCGACCGCGTCTTCGCCATCGCCGACCATGTCACGGTGATGAACGAGGGCTCGGTGCTGGTCGACGGCACGGTCGAGGATGCACGCTCCTCACCCAGGGTGCAGGAGGTCTATATCGGCTCCGGCGCCCATGCGTTGGCCGAGAAGCCGCGCGAGAGCGCCGCCGGCGACAAGGTCCTGCTCGGCCTCGATCAGGTCGACACCTTCTACGGCAAGAGCCACATCCTGCGGCAGGTCAGCTTCGGCGTGCATGAGAACGAGATCGTCGCCTTGCTCGGCCGCAACGGCGCCGGCAAATCGACTTTGCTCAAGACCATCACCGGCATCGCCCCGCCTGCGTCCGGCACGATCAGCTTGGCGGGCAGCGATATCGCCCGCCTGCCTCCGGCCCAGATCGCCCGCGCCGGCGTGGCTTACGTCCCGCAGGGGCGCGGCCTCTTCGCCGGCATGAGCGTCAAGGACAATATGGAGCTCGGCCGCCTGCGCCGCCGCACCGGCAACGGCACACATTGGGAGGACGAAAAGATCTTCGCCTTCTTCCCGCGCATCAGGGAGCGCTGGCAGTCACCGGCCGATTATCTCTCTGGCGGCGAGCAGCAGATGGTCGCGGTGGCGCGCGCCCTCTCCGGCGACACCAAGGTGCTCCTGCTCGACGAGCCCTTCGAGGGCCTGGCCCCGGCGGTGGTCGAGGAGTTGTTCGAGGCCTTCGACAAGCTGCGCAAGGAGATCGCCATCGTCATCGTCGACCACCATCTCGACCTGGCGCTGGCGCTCTCCGACCGCACCGTCGTCCTCGAGCGCGGCCAGGTCACCCATATCGGCCCCTCGCGAGCGCTGAGCCAGGATCTGGCCTTGCGGCGGCAGGTGCTGTGGCTGTGA